The following are encoded in a window of Balaenoptera ricei isolate mBalRic1 chromosome 1, mBalRic1.hap2, whole genome shotgun sequence genomic DNA:
- the NCSTN gene encoding nicastrin isoform X1 — MATDGGGCVADLGNRSLLRLVSFCVLLAGLCKGNSVEKKIYIPLNKTAPCVRLLNATHQIGCQSSVSGDTGVIHVVQKEEDLQWVLTDGPNPPYVVLLEGTLFTRNLMEKMKGRTSRIAGLAVSLAKPSPASGFSPSVQCPNDGFGVYSNSYGPEFAHCREIAWNSLGDGLAYEDFSFPIFLLEDENETNVIKQCYRDHNLSQNGSAPAFPLCAMQLFSHMHAVISTVTCMRRSFIQSSFSINPEIVCDPLSDYNVWSMLKPVNTSETLEPDDKVVVAATRLDSRSFFWNVAPGAESAVASFVTQLAAAEALQKAPDVTTLPRNVMFVFFQGETFDYIGSSRMVYDMENGKFPVQLENIDSFVELGQVALRNSLELWMHTDPMSQKNETVQNQVEELLTTLEKSGAGVPTVVLRRLSRSQPLPPSSLQRFLRARNISGVVLADHSAVFHNHYYQSIYDTAENINVTYPEGQSPEEDLNFVTDAAKALAGVATVLGRALYQLAGGTNFSDTIQADPQTVTRLLYGFLVRANNSWFQSILRPDLRSYLGDGPLQHYIAVSSPTNTTYVVQYALANLTGKVIDLTREQCQDPSKVPTENKDLYEYTWVQGPLNSNETDRLPRCVRSTARLARALSPAFELKQWGSTEYSTWTESRWKDIRARIFLIASKELEFITLMVGFGVLVFSLVVTYCINAKADVLFIAPREPGSVSY; from the exons ATGGCCACGGATGGGGGTGGCTGTGTGGCCGACCTGGGAAATCGGAGTCTCCTTCGCCTTGTGTCTTTCTGCGTCCTACTGGCAG GTTTGTGCAAAGGAAACTCAGTGGAGAAGAAGATCTACATCCCCTTAAATAAAACAGCTCCCTGTGTCCGTCTGCTCAATGCTACTCATCAGATTGGCTGCCAGT CTTCCGTTAGTGGGGACACAGGGGTTATCCACGTAGTACAGAAGGAAGAAGACCTACAGTGGGTGTTGACCGATGGCCCTAACCCCCCTTATGTGGTTCTGCTGGAGGGCACGCTCTTTACCAG GAATCTGATGGAGAAGATGAAGGGGAGAACCAGCCGAATTGCTGGTCTTGCAGTGTCTTTAGCCAAGCCCAGTCCTGCCTCAGGCTTCTCTCCTAGTGTGCAGTGTCCCAATGATGGGTTTG GTGTTTACTCCAACTCCTATGGGCCAGAGTTTGCTCACTGCAGAGAGATAGCATGGAACTCCCTGGGCGATGGCTTGGCTTATGAggacttcagtttccccatcttcctTCTTGAAGATGAAAATGAAACCAATGTCATTAAGCAG TGCTACCGCGATCACAACCTGAGTCAGAACGGCTCAGCGCCGGCCTTCCCACTGTGCGCCATGCAGCTCTTTTCACACATGCACGCCGTCATCAGCACCGTCACCTGCATGCGACGCAGCTTCATCCAGAGCTCCTTCAGCATCAACCCAG AAATCGTCTGTGACCCCCTGTCCGACTACAACGTATGGAGCATGCTAAAGCCTGTAAATACCTCTGAGACGTTGGAGCCCGATGACAAGGTTGTGGTGGCTGCCACCCGG CTGGACAGTCGTTCCTTTTTCTGGAATGTGGCCCCAGGGGCTGAAAGTGCCGTTGCCTCCTTCGTCACTCAGCTGGCTGCAGCTGAAGCTCTGCAGAAGGCACCCGATGTGACCACCCTGCCCCGCAATGTCATGTTTGTCTTCTTCCAAGGG GAAACTTTTGACTACATTGGCAGCTCAAGAATGGTCTACGATATGGAGAACGGCAAGTTTCCTGTGCAGTTAGAGAACATTGACTCATTCGTGGAGCTGGGACAG GTGGCCTTAAGAAATTCACTAGAGCTTTGGATGCACACAGACCCCATGTCTCAGAAAAATGAAACTGTACAGAACCAG GTGGAGGAGCTCCTGACCACCCTGGAGAAGAGCGGTGCTGGCGTCCCTACTGTAGTCCTCAGGAGGCTGAGTCGGTCCCAGCCTCTCCCACCATCTTCTCTGCAGCGATTTCTTCGAGCTCGAAACATCTCTGGCGTTGTTCTTGCTGACCACTCTGCTGTCTTCCATAACCA CTATTACCAGAGCATTTACGACACTGCTGAGAACATTAATGTGACCTACCCTGAAGGGCAGAGCCCTGAAGAGGACCTGAACTTTGTGACAGACGCTGCCAAG GCTCTGGCAGGTGTGGCCACGGTGCTGGGACGTGCACTGTACCAGCTCGCAGGAGGAACCAACTTCAGCGACACCATTCAGGCCGATCCCCAGACG GTTACCCGCCTGCTCTATGGGTTCCTGGTTAGAGCCAACAACTCGTGGTTCCAGTCTATCCTCAGGCCGGACCTAAGGTCCTACTTGG GTGACGGGCCTCTTCAGCATTACATCGCCGTCTCCAGCCCCACCAACACCACTTACGTTGTACAGTATGCCTTGGCAAATTTGACTGGCAAGGTGATCGACCTTACCCGAGAGCAGTGCCAGGATCCGAGTAAAGTCCCCACTGAAAACAAGGAT CTGTACGAGTACACTTGGGTTCAGGGCCCTTTGAATTCCAATGAGACAGACCGGCTTCCCCGGTGTGTGCGTTCCACGGCACGACTCGCCAGGGCCTTGTCCCCTGCCTTCGAATTGAAGCAGTGGGGCTCTACTGAATACTCTACATGGACTGAGAGCCGCTGGAAAGACATCCGCGCCCGGATATTTCTGATAGCCAGCAAAGAGCTGGAG TTTATCACCCTGATGGTGGGCTTCGGCGTCCTCGTCTTCTCTCTTGTCGTCACCTACTGCATCAATGCCAAAGCCGATGTCCTTTTCATTGCTCCCCGGGAACCAGGATCTGTGTCTTACTGA
- the NCSTN gene encoding nicastrin isoform X2, with the protein MALTPLMWFCWRARSLPGGRMSGCLITSLPSFMALSPYSRNLMEKMKGRTSRIAGLAVSLAKPSPASGFSPSVQCPNDGFGVYSNSYGPEFAHCREIAWNSLGDGLAYEDFSFPIFLLEDENETNVIKQCYRDHNLSQNGSAPAFPLCAMQLFSHMHAVISTVTCMRRSFIQSSFSINPEIVCDPLSDYNVWSMLKPVNTSETLEPDDKVVVAATRLDSRSFFWNVAPGAESAVASFVTQLAAAEALQKAPDVTTLPRNVMFVFFQGETFDYIGSSRMVYDMENGKFPVQLENIDSFVELGQVALRNSLELWMHTDPMSQKNETVQNQVEELLTTLEKSGAGVPTVVLRRLSRSQPLPPSSLQRFLRARNISGVVLADHSAVFHNHYYQSIYDTAENINVTYPEGQSPEEDLNFVTDAAKALAGVATVLGRALYQLAGGTNFSDTIQADPQTVTRLLYGFLVRANNSWFQSILRPDLRSYLGDGPLQHYIAVSSPTNTTYVVQYALANLTGKVIDLTREQCQDPSKVPTENKDLYEYTWVQGPLNSNETDRLPRCVRSTARLARALSPAFELKQWGSTEYSTWTESRWKDIRARIFLIASKELEFITLMVGFGVLVFSLVVTYCINAKADVLFIAPREPGSVSY; encoded by the exons ATGGCCCTAACCCCCCTTATGTGGTTCTGCTGGAGGGCACGCTCTTTACCAG GGGGCAGGATGTCGGGCTGCCTGATAACCTCCCTGCCTTCGTTCATGGCATTGTCACCCTATTCCAGGAATCTGATGGAGAAGATGAAGGGGAGAACCAGCCGAATTGCTGGTCTTGCAGTGTCTTTAGCCAAGCCCAGTCCTGCCTCAGGCTTCTCTCCTAGTGTGCAGTGTCCCAATGATGGGTTTG GTGTTTACTCCAACTCCTATGGGCCAGAGTTTGCTCACTGCAGAGAGATAGCATGGAACTCCCTGGGCGATGGCTTGGCTTATGAggacttcagtttccccatcttcctTCTTGAAGATGAAAATGAAACCAATGTCATTAAGCAG TGCTACCGCGATCACAACCTGAGTCAGAACGGCTCAGCGCCGGCCTTCCCACTGTGCGCCATGCAGCTCTTTTCACACATGCACGCCGTCATCAGCACCGTCACCTGCATGCGACGCAGCTTCATCCAGAGCTCCTTCAGCATCAACCCAG AAATCGTCTGTGACCCCCTGTCCGACTACAACGTATGGAGCATGCTAAAGCCTGTAAATACCTCTGAGACGTTGGAGCCCGATGACAAGGTTGTGGTGGCTGCCACCCGG CTGGACAGTCGTTCCTTTTTCTGGAATGTGGCCCCAGGGGCTGAAAGTGCCGTTGCCTCCTTCGTCACTCAGCTGGCTGCAGCTGAAGCTCTGCAGAAGGCACCCGATGTGACCACCCTGCCCCGCAATGTCATGTTTGTCTTCTTCCAAGGG GAAACTTTTGACTACATTGGCAGCTCAAGAATGGTCTACGATATGGAGAACGGCAAGTTTCCTGTGCAGTTAGAGAACATTGACTCATTCGTGGAGCTGGGACAG GTGGCCTTAAGAAATTCACTAGAGCTTTGGATGCACACAGACCCCATGTCTCAGAAAAATGAAACTGTACAGAACCAG GTGGAGGAGCTCCTGACCACCCTGGAGAAGAGCGGTGCTGGCGTCCCTACTGTAGTCCTCAGGAGGCTGAGTCGGTCCCAGCCTCTCCCACCATCTTCTCTGCAGCGATTTCTTCGAGCTCGAAACATCTCTGGCGTTGTTCTTGCTGACCACTCTGCTGTCTTCCATAACCA CTATTACCAGAGCATTTACGACACTGCTGAGAACATTAATGTGACCTACCCTGAAGGGCAGAGCCCTGAAGAGGACCTGAACTTTGTGACAGACGCTGCCAAG GCTCTGGCAGGTGTGGCCACGGTGCTGGGACGTGCACTGTACCAGCTCGCAGGAGGAACCAACTTCAGCGACACCATTCAGGCCGATCCCCAGACG GTTACCCGCCTGCTCTATGGGTTCCTGGTTAGAGCCAACAACTCGTGGTTCCAGTCTATCCTCAGGCCGGACCTAAGGTCCTACTTGG GTGACGGGCCTCTTCAGCATTACATCGCCGTCTCCAGCCCCACCAACACCACTTACGTTGTACAGTATGCCTTGGCAAATTTGACTGGCAAGGTGATCGACCTTACCCGAGAGCAGTGCCAGGATCCGAGTAAAGTCCCCACTGAAAACAAGGAT CTGTACGAGTACACTTGGGTTCAGGGCCCTTTGAATTCCAATGAGACAGACCGGCTTCCCCGGTGTGTGCGTTCCACGGCACGACTCGCCAGGGCCTTGTCCCCTGCCTTCGAATTGAAGCAGTGGGGCTCTACTGAATACTCTACATGGACTGAGAGCCGCTGGAAAGACATCCGCGCCCGGATATTTCTGATAGCCAGCAAAGAGCTGGAG TTTATCACCCTGATGGTGGGCTTCGGCGTCCTCGTCTTCTCTCTTGTCGTCACCTACTGCATCAATGCCAAAGCCGATGTCCTTTTCATTGCTCCCCGGGAACCAGGATCTGTGTCTTACTGA
- the NHLH1 gene encoding helix-loop-helix protein 1, with the protein MMLNSDTMELDLPPTHSETESGFSDCGGGAGPDGAGPGGPGGGQARGLEPGEPGRKDLQHLSREERRRRRRATAKYRTAHATRERIRVEAFNLAFAELRKLLPTLPPDKKLSKIEILRLAICYISYLNHVLDV; encoded by the coding sequence ATGATGCTCAACTCAGACACCATGGAGCTGGACCTGCCTCCCACCCACTCTGAGACCGAGTCCGGCTTCAGCGActgtgggggcggggcgggccctgacggggcggggccgggggggcCGGGAGGGGGTCAGGCTCGCGGCCTGGAGCCGGGAGAGCCGGGCCGGAAAGACCTGCAGCACCTGAGCCGTGAGGAGCGGCGGCGCCGGCGGCGCGCCACAGCCAAGTACCGCACGGCCCACGCCACGCGGGAGCGAATTCGCGTGGAAGCCTTCAACCTGGCCTTCGCCGAGCTGCGCAAGCTGCTGCCCACGCTGCCCCCCGACAAGAAGCTTTCCAAGATTGAGATCCTGCGCCTGGCCATCTGCTACATCTCCTACCTGAACCACGTGCTGGACGTCTGA